One Helianthus annuus cultivar XRQ/B chromosome 12, HanXRQr2.0-SUNRISE, whole genome shotgun sequence genomic region harbors:
- the LOC110907797 gene encoding uncharacterized protein LOC110907797 — MADDLSLFFLPDSSDESSNSSILFFQNLIEEAELQDTGTSNRRRYIECQREVGHETLMADYFVEDPKCNEDIFRHRFRMSKRLFLKIVSDVEANDSWFQEAIDARSRKGFTPLQKVTWAIKQLATGSTPDENDEYLHMAERTSRECLEYFCDTVCKIYAPEFLRRPTSHDMTLLYEAHEEKHHLPRMFGSLDCTHFVWRMCPTEYRGQYMRGDHRYPIVMLESVASQDLWLWHAFCGPPGSQNDINVLQQSPLFLTERNGTAPKCLVYVNNHLYKRGYLLVSYSKYYPPLWQVECLE, encoded by the exons ATGGCGGATGACCTCTCGTTGTTTTTTCTACCCGATAGTAGCGACGAATCATCCAATAGTAGCATTCTTTTTTTCCAAAATCTTATCGAAGAAGCTGAACTTCAAGACACAGGCACATCTAACCGAAGGAGATATATTGAATGTCAACGTGAGGTTGGGCATGAGACTCTCATGGCGGATTATTTTGTCGAAGACCCGAAATGCAACGAAGATATTTTTCGGCATAGGTTCCGTATGTCGAAacgtttgtttctaaaaattgtGAGCGACGTGGAAGCGAACGACTCGTGGTTTCAAGAGGCCATCGATGCGCGAAGTAGGAAAGGCTTTAcgccgttgcaaaaggttacaTGGGCTATTAAACAGCTCGCAACTGGTAGCACTCCAGACGAGAACGACGAGTACTTGCATATGGCCGAAAGAACTTCACGCGAATGCCTAGAATATTTTTGCGACACGGTTTGCAAAATATACGCTCCGGAGTTCTTACGTAGACCGACAAGCCACGACATGACACTTTTATACGAAGCTCATGAGGAAAAACATCACCTTCCACGTATGTTCGGTAGCCTTGATTGCACCCATTTCGTTTGGCGAATGTGTCCCACAGAGTATCGAGGTCAGTATATGCGAGGAGATCACCGATACCCGATTGTTATGCTCGAATCGGTTGCATCTCAAGATTTATGGCTTTGGCATGCTTTTTGCGGTCCACCAGGTTCACAAAACGATATTAATGTGCtacaacaatctccgttatttttAACGGAACGAAATGGAACCGCGCCTAAATGTCTAGTTTACGTTAACAACCATTTATACAAACGTGGTTATTTGCTC GTTTCATATTCAAAGTATTATCCACCATTATGGCAAGTTGAATGTTTAGAATGA